TGACCAGCGCGAGCACGGAAACCCTCGGTCTCAGGCCCGGCAGGGAAGTGGTCGCCATGGTCAAGGGCGTGAACGTGCTTCTTGCCCGTGATATGGACGGCTATGTGTTCTCCTCCCGCAATATGCTGCCCGGCACGGTGAAGGCCGTGAAGAAGGGGCAGATCATGGCCAGCGTGGTTGTGGAACTGGATAACGGCGACCGCCTGACTTCCGTGTGCACGGTGGACAGCGCCGACGACGCGGGAATTGCCGAAGGCGTGCGCGTGCAGGCCGCCATCAAGGCCCCGCATGTGATTCTTGCCGCCAGGGCATAAGCTTTTGCCGCCCCCTTCGTGGGGGAAGAGCCGTATTGCGAACATACCCGGCACAGAGCTGAAGGCTGTGCCGGGTATGTTTTTTGTTAAGACCTTCAGGCAGTTGAGGGAGCGGAAGCGACCGAAACAGAAAACCACCCGCTAAGCGGGTGGAACACAAAACGGTTATACCTGAAAAAACACCTTTTCGATAAGACGGAGTTGTTCAGGCTCCCGTCCACATTGAAAAGGTGCTTTTTTATGGCGAAAGAACAAAATCTGGCACATACGAAATGTCTGTGTAGGTACCATATTGTCTTCACTTCCAAGTATAGGAGAAAAGTAATTTATGGGCAATACCGTGAGGAAACAGGAAAAATAATACGACAGCTTTGTAATTACAAGATAATTGAAATTATTGAGAGACATATGATGATAGACCATGTGCATATGCTTGTCATGATACCGCTAAAGTATGCGATATCATCGGTTATGGGGTATATAAAGGGTAAAAGTTCTCTGATGATTTTTGATAAATTTTCCCAACTGAAATACCGGTATGGCAATTGGATATTCTGGAGCGTGGGATATTACGTCAGCACAGCAGGTTTGAACGAAGCAACAATCAGGAAATATATACGGGAGCAGGATAGAGAATATATCATGCTCGATAAGAGGACGAGCAGGGAATATACGGATCCGTTCAGTTCAAAGCAAGGAAAGCTCCTTTAGGAGCAGGCTACGAGTCAAAGTACATGAGGGCTTGAACTGTTGAAAAAAACAGGGCGCCGACCAGAGAAGTTCAAGCCGGCGCTCTTAAAGTGCGAGTAAGTAACAAGCCCTTACAGGGCTGGACAAGCCACCCGTTTTACGGGTGGTCCTGATGAAGCCGGAATCATGCGTTCTAAAAGCAGGCATGAGCGGCCTGCGGGGTACCATCCGTCTTTTCCGCCGCAGACGTCTTGCCCGAAACCGGACTTTTCCGAAAAGCTGAGGGCAGAAGTGTTGAAAATTTTGTCTCCGTCAGATCACGGCGTGGAGAAGGCATGAAACGGGGCGGAACCCGCAGGCGGGGAGGAAAAGGTTATGGTATTATTTTATGATATCAGTAAATTAGATGAAATTTTATAAAATGTTTCGCGCTTGAAAAAAAGAATGTTTTCTCGGGAAAAAAAGAGAGTCCGTTTCCTTTTTTCGTCGTGACGATCGGAAAAGGATGCTGAAGTTGTGCCGGTGGAAAAAACTATAACATATTGGTATCTATAAAAATAGAGCGGGATTTTCAACGCTGGAAACCGCCGGAAAAGGAAAGGGCCTGCCCGGAACGGTCGGAAAAAGAGCAGGGAAAAAGGAGTGTAAAAATTTTTTTATTCTAATAAAAATAATACAATAGCAATATTTTTTATTATCTTTTTATAATTTTATTAACATTTTATTATCAAAGCTTGTTGCAGTGTCGTCCCATGGAAAAAGAGGGATTTTCCATACGGTTTCATCGACCAACTTTTTTCAAAGGAATGACAAAATGAAAAAGCTTACCACGCTTCTTCTGGCCGCCGGCATGGTGTTTGCCGCGTCCGCTCCCGCTTCCGCCGTTGATGTGAAGATGGACGGCTCCTATCTGTTCCAGTTCACCCAGGGCGCCGGCGCCTCCTTCGACAACAGCAAGTTCGATAAGGAAATGCAGATGGTCCGCATCGGCATGACCTTCTCCGTTTCCGAACAGCTCTCCGGCTACATCCAGACCCACAGCAAGTGGGACTGGGGCCGCACTGAAACCAGCCTCGGCGGCGCTGACGGTCTCGGCACTCATCCCGACATGTACCTCCGTCAGGCCTACATCGACTGGCTCATCCCCAGCACCGATGTGAAGGTTCGCATGGGTCGTCAGCTCCTCGCCCTGCCCGCCCTTGCCAACGGCAAGAACGTGGCTCTGTGGTGGTCTGATCCCGCCGACGGCATCGCCATCGACGCTACCGTGACCGACTGGCTGTCCCTGTCCGCCTGGTGGGCCCGTTACAGCCGTACCGCCGCTGGCGCCGGCTACACCAACGCCTACGACACCGCCGGCTCCAACGCCGCCGACGTGTTCGCCCTGGCTGCCGACTTCACCTACTTCGACGGCTTCCGCTTCCAGCCCTTCTTCGCCTTCGCCGCTCAGGGTGACAACACCATGAACGACTCCGCCAACGGCACCGCCAACGCGCTGCTGCCCAAGGGCGCCGATATTGAAAACAACACCTACTGGGTCGGCTTCACCGGCACCATGACCTATTTCGACCCCTTCCAGGCGAAGCTCGGCTTCATGTACGGCGATCGTGACTTCAAGAGCAGCACCGGCGAACCCAGCCAGCACGGCTACTTCATGGACGCCACCGTGTCCTACAAGACCGCTTACGGTACTCCTGAACTGCTCGCCTTCTACGGCTCCGGCGACGATGACGACGTGCAGTACGCCTATCAGGAAAACATGCCTTCTCTGGTCGGCCGCTTCAAGGGTTCCTACGGCTTCTTCAACGGTTCCGGTCTTGAAGACAACAACCTCCAGAACAACCACACCGGTATGGGCGTCTGGGGCCTCCGCGCTGCCTGGAAGAACATCTCCTTCATCGAAGATCTCTCCCACGAAGTGGCTGTGATGTACGCTCAGGGTACCAACGATGCCAAGAACAAGGCCTTCGGTATCGCTCCCCACAAGTACATGACCACTGAAGACTCCGTGATCGAACTCGACTTCAGCACCACCTACAACATCTACAAGAACCTGACCGCTTACCTCGAAGCCGCCTATGTGTTCGAAGACTTCGACAACGGTGGCAAGTATCGTCAGTCTTCTTATGAAGATGCCTGGAAGGTTGCTCTCCAGTTCGAATACAAGTTCTAATTCGGTGCGGGCCTGGCCCGTGCTGGACTGAACCGCCTTGCACGGGAGAGGACGCAAGTCCTCTCCCGTTTTTCATTTGTGTTGTCCTTTGCCGCAAAGGTAACAGGGGGTGCCGTTTCACGCATTTTCCTTTGCTCTGGTCTGGCTGAACAACTGATGGATGTCTACATCCAGAGCCATGGCCAGCTTTTCCAGCGTAGCCAGCTTGCAGGTGGCTATTCTTCCATCCCTCGCGCGGGCGATGGTGTCGGGCGCCACCTTGGAAAGAAACTGCAGGTCCTCATAGGTCAGGTTCTTGCTTTTCATGATGGTTCCGAGATTGCTGACTATCGGCATGATGGTCCTCCATGTGGCGTGATGCGCCGGTTGGGAAAATCTTGACGGATACTTGGCTATAGCCTAGTTTTTCATCTGTCCTCTGTCTCAGCGAAGGGCTGTCCGTTTTGTCTGGCAATGGTTCAGCATGGTTCCAGTCATCATTGTTTTTCTGCCCATACAACATACGATCGAGAGCTGATCTATGCTGCACAGCCTGAAAAAACAGCTTTCTGTTTTTGATCTTCGTCTGCTTATCGCCACTTCCGATACGCCGACCATGAAGAATATATTCGCGTACCTGGAGCCTATGGGGTATCAGCTCGACAGTGCCGCAAGCAGCGACGAGGTGCGCAACTGTCTGAAAACTTCCTCCTATGACGCGCTTATTCTCGATTCGCAGCTGAGCGATCAGAACGGGATTCCCCTCTATACCTGTCTGCGCATGGAACATCTGGCGAGTCCCATCATTCTGCTGACTCCTGATACCACCATGGAAAATCTGCCCCGGTACCTGAACAGCGGTGCTGACGATATCGTGATCAGTCCGCTGCATCTTCTGGAGCTGGAAGCGAGGGTGCTGGCTTCCATACGTCTTTCCAAGGCGCATCTTGTTTCGAGCAAATTGAGCTGGGCGGGCATAGAGCTTGATTCCCATGCTCATACCGTGACATGCGACGGCAAAAATCTGCATTTGCCGCCCATGGCCTTCACGCTGCTTGCCAGACTCATGAAGTCCGCGCCCAACGTGGTAACCCGGAGTGAGCTTCAGAACGAACTCTACGGTGATACTCCTCCCAGCAGCGATGCGTTGCGGACCTATATTCACATCCTGCGCAGCCGTCTGGAAAAGGAAAACAAGCCCATTCTGAAAACGGTACCCCGGGTAGGGTTCCGTCTGGTGCCCATGCCTTAGCGTTCTGCGTTGTATGGAAGCGTGCGACAGATACGTTTTCTCTTGCGTTACCTTGTTTTTTGACGATATGCCTCCGGTATGCTCTGCTTTGCCGTCCGGCCGGGAGTTTCGGACGGAAATCGTTCCGCGTTTGCGGTGAAGGCAGGTTGAGGTTGCTTCACATAAAGGGAATGCGTCTCCTCCTTCGGGCGTGGATGAACAGAAGCCATGACGTTCCGCCTGCGGGATGCGGATATCCCCCGCGGGCTTTTTTAATCGTATGTCGGGAGCACTCTCACGAAAGAGAGGACTCCCGACTTTTTGTATCTGAATGAATGATAATAAATATCCGTTCTTTGATTCCTTGTTGTTTTTATCCCATGCACAGAATCATGCCTGCAACACGGCGCATATCGACGCAGTATGACTTTTGCATGGATGTGTTAAAAACGCAGGTTATATGTTTTTCCGTCATGAAACACAGACTATTGGGGAATATATCTTTTTTTCAAGGCCTGTCAAAACTTTGACAGCATTTGTAAGATTTTTTTCATTTTGTTACAGAATATTTTTACTATGGAAAAGGCGTTGTTCCGGCCGTCTTTTTAAGAGCCGAGAGAGGGGGGATGTTTCCCGGAGGATTTCCGAATGTTGTTCGTGCCGGAAACTCCCCACTATGCGGGGAGCAAAAAGGCGATGCTTTAAATACGTTAAAAAGGTTTCTTTATGAGATAACCGGTCGTCTCGACTGGAAATCCATACACAAAGTAACCCGATGATGAAGGACCGGAGTTTTAGGCTCAGGACTCATTAGTTGCCAAAAGGGTAAGAAGTTCTTATTGTCGGCATAGGGAGGATGCCATGAAAGAACTTTTTTATCTTTCTCATGAACAGATTGCTCGTATCAAACGCTACTTTCCTCGTTCCCATGGCATTCCGAGAGTCGATGACAGGCGTGTCGTCAGCGGCATTATCTATGTCATCAAGCACGGCCTGCAATGGAAAGATGCCCCGCGCGAGTATGGACCATACAAAACTCTCTACAATCGTTTTATCCGCTGGAGCCGATTGGGTGTCTTTAACAGGATTTTTGCGGAGCTTGTTGAGCAAAACGGCTCCACAACACGCTTGATGATTGATACCACACATCTCAAGGCACACAGGACAGC
The nucleotide sequence above comes from Mailhella massiliensis. Encoded proteins:
- the tnpA gene encoding IS200/IS605 family transposase; amino-acid sequence: MAKEQNLAHTKCLCRYHIVFTSKYRRKVIYGQYREETGKIIRQLCNYKIIEIIERHMMIDHVHMLVMIPLKYAISSVMGYIKGKSSLMIFDKFSQLKYRYGNWIFWSVGYYVSTAGLNEATIRKYIREQDREYIMLDKRTSREYTDPFSSKQGKLL
- a CDS encoding response regulator transcription factor, which produces MLHSLKKQLSVFDLRLLIATSDTPTMKNIFAYLEPMGYQLDSAASSDEVRNCLKTSSYDALILDSQLSDQNGIPLYTCLRMEHLASPIILLTPDTTMENLPRYLNSGADDIVISPLHLLELEARVLASIRLSKAHLVSSKLSWAGIELDSHAHTVTCDGKNLHLPPMAFTLLARLMKSAPNVVTRSELQNELYGDTPPSSDALRTYIHILRSRLEKENKPILKTVPRVGFRLVPMP
- a CDS encoding helix-turn-helix domain-containing protein, whose product is MPIVSNLGTIMKSKNLTYEDLQFLSKVAPDTIARARDGRIATCKLATLEKLAMALDVDIHQLFSQTRAKENA
- a CDS encoding outer membrane homotrimeric porin, whose product is MKKLTTLLLAAGMVFAASAPASAVDVKMDGSYLFQFTQGAGASFDNSKFDKEMQMVRIGMTFSVSEQLSGYIQTHSKWDWGRTETSLGGADGLGTHPDMYLRQAYIDWLIPSTDVKVRMGRQLLALPALANGKNVALWWSDPADGIAIDATVTDWLSLSAWWARYSRTAAGAGYTNAYDTAGSNAADVFALAADFTYFDGFRFQPFFAFAAQGDNTMNDSANGTANALLPKGADIENNTYWVGFTGTMTYFDPFQAKLGFMYGDRDFKSSTGEPSQHGYFMDATVSYKTAYGTPELLAFYGSGDDDDVQYAYQENMPSLVGRFKGSYGFFNGSGLEDNNLQNNHTGMGVWGLRAAWKNISFIEDLSHEVAVMYAQGTNDAKNKAFGIAPHKYMTTEDSVIELDFSTTYNIYKNLTAYLEAAYVFEDFDNGGKYRQSSYEDAWKVALQFEYKF
- a CDS encoding TOBE domain-containing protein — its product is MKITTKNILEGVVTAVKAGAVNDEISIELKGGLKMSAIVTSASTETLGLRPGREVVAMVKGVNVLLARDMDGYVFSSRNMLPGTVKAVKKGQIMASVVVELDNGDRLTSVCTVDSADDAGIAEGVRVQAAIKAPHVILAARA